Proteins found in one Magnolia sinica isolate HGM2019 chromosome 5, MsV1, whole genome shotgun sequence genomic segment:
- the LOC131246785 gene encoding uncharacterized protein LOC131246785 — translation MSASTVSMGAPTRQLQTTGILSKEQLIYLFNRFSYLTSQPDVKKRIADAVRDKQEAVAVTTAIQEEILLEMGVDPRFGIACLGKVNMVYENDRDLMIQFYGFVAKEEVACDEAELEPDEFAEKMHAQQTLQEQQLEMLKYMRKFHPDDQSAILESLHLQMENANFDNNAAVFTSEQIQEIVRRRITPPFPNPTS, via the exons ATGTCTGCCTCTACAGTGAGCATGGGAGCTCCTACGCGGCAGCTGCAGACCACAGGAATACTCTCCAAAGAACAGCTGATTTACCTCTTCAACCGATTCTCGTACCTCACCTCccaaccag atgtgaagaaaagaatagCAGATGCTGTCAGGGATAAACAG GAAGCAGTTGCTGTAACCACTGCAATCCAAGAAGAAATACTTTTGGAAATGGGAGTTG ATCCGAGGTTTGGGATTGCGTGCTTGGGAAAAGTAAATATGGTTTATGAGAATGACCGGGACTTGATGATTCAGTTTTATGGGTTTGTCGCAAA GGAAGAGGTCGCCTGTGATGAAGCTGAACTTGAGCCCGATGAATTTGCAGAAAAAATGCATGCTCAGCAGACACTGCAAGAGCAG CAACTCGAGATGCTGAAGTATATGCGTAAATTTCACCCCGATGACCAGTCCGCGATCCTCGAATCG CTTCACCTGCAGATGGAGAATGCCAATTTTGATAATAATGCTGCAGTCTTCACATCTGAGCAAATCCAGGAGATTGTTAGGAGGAGAATAACCCCACCTTTTCCCAACCCCACAAGCTAA
- the LOC131246786 gene encoding ribonucleoside-diphosphate reductase small chain, translating to MPSIPEEPLLASNPDRFCMFPIRYPQIWEMYKKAEASFWTAEEVDLSQDIVHWATLSADEKHFITHILAFFAASDGIVLENLAGRFMKEVQVAEARAFYGFQIAIENIHSEMYSLLLESYIKDSTEKARLFRAIETIPCVAKKADWALRWIDGSESFAERLIAFACVEGIFFSGSFCAIFWLKKRGLMPGLTFSNELISRDEGLHCDFACLLYGILNHKLSEERVKSIVSDAVDIEREFVCDALPCALVGMNGPLMAQYIEFVADRLLGALGCGKMYNASNPFDWMELISLQGKTNFFEKRVGEYQKASVMSSLNGDGGAHVFKMDEDF from the coding sequence ATGCCGTCGATCCCCGAAGAGCCCCTTCTCGCCTCTAATCCCGATCGCTTCTGCATGTTCCCGATCCGATACCCCCAAATCTGGGAAATGTACAAAAAGGCCGAAGCCTCGTTCTGGACCGCCGAAGAGGTGGACCTCTCCCAAGATATCGTCCACTGGGCCACCCTCTCTGCCGACGAGAAGCACTTCATCACCCACATCCTCGCCTTCTTCGCCGCCTCTGACGGAATCGTTCTCGAAAACCTCGCCGGCCGCTTCATGAAGGAGGTCCAGGTCGCAGAGGCCCGCGCTTTCTACGGCTTCCAGATCGCAATCGAGAACATCCACTCCGAGATGTACAGCCTCCTTCTGGAGTCCTACATCAAGGACTCCACCGAAAAGGCTCGCCTCTTCCGTGCGATCGAGACCATCCCCTGCGTTGCGAAGAAGGCCGATTGGGCGTTGAGGTGGATCGACGGCTCGGAATCTTTTGCCGAACGTCTGATCGCCTTCGCCTGTGTGGAGGGGATCTTCTTCTCCGGGAGCTTCTGCGCCATCTTCTGGTTGAAGAAACGCGGTCTGATGCCAGGTCTCACATTCTCCAACGAGCTGATCTCGCGCGATGAAGGTCTGCACTGCGATTTCGCTTGCTTGCTGTACGGGATCTTGAATCACAAGCTCAGTGAGGAGAGGGTGAAGAGCATTGTATCAGATGCCGTCGATATCGAGAGGGAGTTTGTATGTGATGCTCTTCCATGTGCGCTTGTTGGGATGAATGGCCCACTGATGGCCCAGTACATCGAGTTCGTTGCCGATCGTCTTCTTGGAGCGTTGGGATGTGGGAAGATGTACAATGCATCCAATCCGTTCGATTGGATGGAGCTGATCTCATTGCAGGGGAAGACGAATTTCTTTGAGAAGAgggtgggtgagtatcaaaaggCATCTGTTATGTCCAGCTTGAAtggggatggtggggcccacgttttcAAGATGGATGAAGATTTCTGA